The window TTCTCATTCAGATTGCATGTTGCTCAGATTCCAAAAACTCTCGAGAGTGGGAGTGTTGAAAAGGTTTATTTCAGAAAATTGGCACCCGAGGGCTGTCATATTCTCTGGAATTCCAGGACATGAAAAACATTTGGCACgagacaaaaaataaagatgaaaaaaaaccacattgaaACATGACTTGGTTCTAATGTCAAGACTCCTGGATGTCCACACGCACAGGATTGGATTAAACTACTCAGCAATCCTCTTACTTTCCCCGGTTTTAAAAGACAATAGTCACAGCCCTGGAAGGGTAGCTCTGCTGGTTAGAGCGCCGTCTCTACCCGCCAAGGATGTGGGTTCgtaccctgatcagggcacacacaggaaccaaCCAATACACCAGCAGAATgacaaatcgatatttctctccctctctctctctctctctctctctctctctcccctttcctctcactctaacatcaataaacaaagataaacttatattaaaaagaaaagataatgttcACGTTCCAACCCTTTCTAAGAGAAGACTGCCCTTTCTCTAGTCTGAGAAGGGCTGTGTTCTTTTGCCAGGACAACTTTGAAACACATGGCAGCCTTGCTTCAAGATTCTTAGTTCAAGGACAATCAAAAGATACTAACACCAGTCCCTTGAATAAAATAACCAAGCAGAGTTcatcaccaccccacccccccaccccgtgaaTGGGTGCAGGAAACCCCCGGTCCCTACCCTGGGGAATTTTATACTGAACAGGATAGGGCACAGTTCTGGGCTCCCTTCAGTAAGGACAGAGCTCTCAGACCAAAAACTAGTGAGTCTGTTACAAAAGCGTCCACAACCTGCCTCTAGCAGGAGACCGCAGTGACAAGATCTAGAAGACAAAAGCCCACGGGAGGAGCGTAGGCCCAGGGTCTAATTACTCCCCAAGTTCAGCTAAAGCCCAGTCAGGCCTGAAAGGGcttctcctttctgtttctaAGGAGCCGCAGTGGCCCCACGGAGGCGCTGGGAATCACCTCGCCAGGCCAGGACTCCCCCGGAGCCGCAGGTCCAGGACCTCCCAGGAGCCAGCTGGCAGGCGGAACAGAAGCACAGAACTCGGTGACGCAAAAGGGCGTCGGGGTTCCCCGCTCGTGGCCGCACTCACAGCCCGGTGCTCGGAACCGCACCGCTGGCGCAGGCGGggtgactgggggaggggagagagtaaATAGGGCCCTCACTGACTCCTCCTGCAAGTCACAGCAAACGCAGAGTTCAACACAAAGGAGAGAGAAGTTACCTCTGTAACCGCTCCCAAGAAGgctccctggggaggggaggggtgctgTCAGCGCCCAGCTGCTCCTATTAAAGTCCCGTCTGGGTTTCGGTATGAGTGAACCAGGGCCTCGGTCCTGCAGGTGCCTGTGGGCCCACttacagccccctccccccccacccccgtttcaTTCTCCAAGGTGTCAGAAGTTGCTAAATTAGACGGTTCCCCTAAGGACGAGTGACTGCGTTTCTAAAGGTCGAGCTGCTGGCTTCCCAGCAGATGGGGTAAATACCGCCCCAGGTGGACCATCGGCCTCAGGACACCCGGTGTGTGCAGACTGTCTCTCCTCTGCCCTTGCAGTCCAGGGAGGCAGCAGctcagcctggccaggtggcccCACGGCCTGGGCTTTGGTCTCCAGTTCCTGGGCCCTCACCAGCAGGGACCCTCTGGACAAGTTCTCTAACACCTCCTCCCGTTTGAAATCCAATCCGGGAGAAAAGTAAATGCCAGGAGGATTAAGGAGCTGATGTTTGTCAAGTGCTCAGACAATGCCTGACAGAGAGGAAGCACTCTAAAAGTGTTTCcgagtgaaaaaaacaaacatgcagtctgtctgtctcacagAGAAGGGGATTTCTATAAAGGGATGACAGCTGTCAGGGCCCCCGTCTCTTGTGACCCTGGGTGGTACAAGCTGGGGACAGTGCGAGAGGGCTGGAATGGAGTAACCACTGTCATCAGGGTCCCCTTCCTTCCAGGTGGTTTATGACCAAGTACCAACTACAATGAAGCCAGCTCAGGCAGAACaaagagacaaagacaaataccccAGGTTGCAGTGGGCTGTCGGCGGCCATCAAATGTCTCCCTCAATTGTGGAGAGCCCTttgccccccccctctctcttgcacacacacacacacacacacacacacacacggagttACAGTAATCTCGCTCACTTGTGTACATGATTCAAGACTTCACAAGCGTCAGAGGTGTTCTGATTACAACACATTTTAGATGAAATTCAGAGCAACCAAgttacaaagggggaaaaaaaccagcATCTTGGATTTAGCTCtcctgtataaaaatgccatgtGATGAATTAATTATAAAGAGGCCCCCTGAATTCCGCAGAGACACCTCGGGGTAATAATCATCGGGTAGACACGGGCTCTGACACGCTGGCCGGTCCAAAACGAAAATTACCAATCAGCCAGCTGTTCGATTTGGTGGCAGCCTCAGCTTAGTCATTTGGGCGTCAGTGTTGTGACAGTTGTGCTTTTAAGATCCGTCAACATTTCAGACAGGATCTGATTCCTCTTCTTCAATGAGACATTCCTATGcaacataacaacaacaaaaacaacaacaacaacaacaaaaaaaatggagtCCCTGAGGCACTCCAGCCTAAAAAAAGGGCACAGCACCCCACACACATCCTGATGACCAGCAGAAGAAAAGCCACAGAATGCTGGACGTTTTCATCCTGGGCTGGTTTCAAAAGCGGGTaagggtgggccctggccaggtagttcgtTCGTTAGAGCGTTCCCTAGCTTTCAGGCAAGGATGCAGGTTTGATCCACAGTGGGGGGACCAAACAATCAGTCAAttaatgcatggatgggtggaacaaattcatgtttctctctctcccttcctctctctctaaaacataaaaatcaatcaatatttaaaaggggtagggtgggggtgggcattGCACGGGTAGGTTCAGACGCATGTCACTCTGGATAAAGAGTGGTCTCAgtcatttctccattgtgttggGTGACTCACCGCCAGGAAGTCACTcctaaagttttaaaattctgaacAAGTGGAAAGAATGCAAGCAGGGAGGCACACCACAAAGAATTAAAATACCAAGCCAGGGGGTCATCAAGAACACAAACATCAAGTCTTTGCTGTggcagcgcctgaggcagaaaaCTTTTCCACCAGCCTCCCCTTTCCAGGGGGCTGCGACTTCCCTCCCAACATCCTGTAACAGTTGTTTCTAATTCAGACAACCAAGCAGTCGGTTCCAGCACTAGCACCCAACTATGAACGACTTTTACCACCTCCTAAAatagaagagacagaaagagagtttaCGTTACTCAATACCTAttaacggggggtgggggtgggggtgggagtgggggggtggggtgttcAGTTAATTTCTTGTAAATTTCCTTCAAAATAAGGAAGTTGAGCAAAGAGTGGAAGGAGCCCCTGAATTCAGACTCTACACCCAGGAAGGGCACACTATATAGTTCACGTGTTAAAGAGAACCCACTTCAGCCAGGGGGCACGGGGGTGGCCGCCCATCAGAGATGCCACTTGCGGCGGGGGACAGCCCGGTCTCCACGAAGGCTACGGTCACTAGGCgcttccaccctccctccctccccaagtcCCCTCTGGGCTTCAGCCGCACCGTCACCCAGCTCCAGGGGGACGTTCCTCGCGCACCTGCGGCCAGCAGGGACGTCCCCTCCGGCCGCCTCCCGCTCTTCCCCAGGCACCCCGGGACCTTTTCTCACAACTACTACACGTCGGCGCTGGCACCGCGACCCTCCCGCGGCCCACCCATCCCGACTCTGCGCCTGCGCCTCTCCCgggaccctcccccctcccacggGGTCCGGGTCCCCTGCGGGAAGGGGACAGGGGTTGTGTAGCGCTGAAAGCTGTCTACTGGGCCCCCCGGCGGGCGCTTGAAACTAGAGAAATAAGCCGCCtccggggctggggggcggggttgggtggggacagagggaggacGCAGAGTCGCAGCGGAGAGGCCGGGGGCCTCCCTGTCACCGTTCCACGTCCCAGCACCGGGACAAGTGCGGGACGAGGGGGCAGCGGCACTCGGCCGCCCGACCTCGCAGGGTCTCGCAGAGGGGTCCCGGGGCGTCCCCGCGCTGCGCCCCGCTCGGCCCCGCATTGTTCGCGCTGCCCGGGCTCCGGGGGCTGGCGCCCAGGGCGGCCCCTACCTCCAGCAGCAGCGCCAGCAGCAGCGCCGCCGCGCTCCGGAGCAGGCGGCTCATGGCTCCGCGTCCTCTCCGGGCGCGCCCGGCGCTCGCGTCGCCGCCGTGGGGCAGCCGCACGTCCCCCGTGCTGGGCTCCAGACCGGGTGGCtggcgggcggcgggcggcgggcggcgggcggggACCGGGGACCGGGGACCGGGCCGCCCTCGCCGCGCTCCGCCCCGCGCCCCGCCCTCGACCGGAACGCGCTGGGGCGCGCGCCCGCGGACACCTGGAGCCCGGCCGGGGGCGCTCGGCTGCGGGGCCGCGATCTGGAGATGGGAAACCGGGCCGCGCGAGTGGCGGGGAAGCTGCCAGGGGtctcctccggcagccaaggccgTGCCGTCACCCCTGAATAGACCCAGGAAGGCTTTCCAAAGGAGCAGTGTCCGCGGGGCGTGGCTCGTTCTGGAGGGAGGTGGCTGTTCCATTGCTCCTTCttgtcttccctttccctctgagtcCGGTGAACCGGGGCCACGTACCCTACCCACCCGCGATGGCAAGGACAGCCCAAGGTCGTGGGAGGCAGACTAACAACAGAAGGCTTCCTGCGCCTCGTCACCTATTTTATCAGGGCTTTTTAC is drawn from Saccopteryx leptura isolate mSacLep1 chromosome 12, mSacLep1_pri_phased_curated, whole genome shotgun sequence and contains these coding sequences:
- the VOPP1 gene encoding WW domain binding protein VOPP1, with product MEQPPPSRTSHAPRTLLLWKAFLGLFRGDGTALAAGGDPWQLPRHSRGPVSHLQIAAPQPSAPGRAPGVRGRAPQRVPVEGGARGGARRGRPGPRSPVPARRPPPAARQPPGLEPSTGDVRLPHGGDASAGRARRGRGAMSRLLRSAAALLLALLLECAEAKKHCWYFEGLYPTYYICRPYEDCCGSRCCVRALSIQRLWYFWFLLMMGVLFCCGAGFFIRRRMYPPPLIEEPAFNVSYTRQPPNPAPGVPQPGLPYYTDPGGPGLNPAGNPVPMAFQVQPSSPQGNLAYPPPPSYCNTPPPPYEQVVKAK